The genome window CAATTATCGAATTGATGCCGTTAGATCACAAACACTTGCTCGGTGGGCCTTCCCTTAAAGTTGACTTGCATACGGGTGCTATTGCTGAAGGGGTGTTGACTTTCGTGATGTCGTTTTTggtcctcttcatcatcctcaaggGTCCTAAAAATCCGTTAATCAAAAATCTGATGCTCTCAATGTCAATTGTGACTATGGTTGTCCTTGGTTCTGGTTATTCCGGCCCGTCGATGAATCCCGCCAATGTGAGTATTAATTCTCTTCGTTTATTATCGCGTCCCTTTCATAGTAAGTTTATAAACCCAGAAAAAATGGATGGGTTGGGTAACCGGTCAAAACTTGTAAGCCATGTGCCCGTGTTAGGTTGACCCAAAGCACTTATTGTTCAATTTTTACAGCATTGCATTAATAATTTGTGTGTCAAATATGACTGCATACAATATATTTCAATAGTATTTtaatttagagtaaacttccattttgctcccttggtttggtcgttttaacggttttgccccaatcctttaaaaatagtcattttactccctgatctatgaagcCCATCACGATTTCACTCCCCGTCCCAAACATCATCCATTTTTAAACGTTAAAACCTGTCACGTGCATAACACATGATGGGCAATTAAGTCTTTTCCAACCCAGATCTTTTACAGTTACCTTTTAAAACCCTAAATGTGTTATGCACGTGACAGGTTTTAACGTTTAAAAATGGATGTCGTTTGGGGCGGGGAGTGAAATCGTGATAagcttcatagatcagggagtaaaatggctatttttaaaagattggggcaaaaccgttaaaacgaccaaaccacagggagcaaaatggaagtttactctttaatttttgagtaaaatgccaatTTCGTTCCttaggtttggccagttttgtgactttcgtccaaaggtttgtcttttcgcatgccattttcatctggctcgttaactccattcatttttcttCGTTAAGCCAGAgttatttccgtcttttttgttaacttaaagggcaattcagtctttttacataaagtgaaaaagaccgaattgccctttaagttaagaaaacagacggaaatacccctgacttaacagagaaaccTTTAAGTTAAGAAAacagacggaaatacccctgacttaacagagaaaaatggatggagttatcgagttggatgaaaatggcaaaatttcGAACCTTTTAGATGCGAAAAAAGACAACCCTTTgcacgaaagtcacaaaactagccaaaccttagggacgaaaatggcattttactcttaccCTTTTTTAAATAAAAGATTTAGGAGGCTGTATGCATTAAATATACACTTTCAACTTGTTTGACGTTATTTGTCCCGATTGAAGTAAACGAGTTAAACTTACCAACTCTATTGTATACTATTTTGATTGTTTAAATATGGATGTTTTATTCTTTTATATAGGCGTTCGGCTGGGCATATGTTAATAATCGACACAACACATGGGAGCATTTTCTTGTTTACTGGATTTGCCCATTCATAGGCGCGATATTCGCGGGTTGGGTTTTCCGAGTGTTTTTCCCCAAAccttcaaagaagaagaagacggCTTGAAAACCAAACCGACAATTCTCTTGTCTTGGTAACCGATTATTGTTCAAAGACTTGACTACTATTTTAATGTGAATTGTGAATGTATGGTGATTTCATCTATTGGAGCATACTAATGCTTTGTATTAGGATTTTAACATTATATATTGTAACTCTTCAAGTCTTTCATACCTTGTTTTTACTCTTCCTTGTGCAGAGTTAATAACTAATTATtaaatagagtaaactgcaaaaatggtccctgaagtttgaTCACTTTtgcactttagtccaaaattcaaaccttttgaatctgggtccgtgtggtttcaattttgttgtcattttcatccaaaatcaaaatctggtcaaaTTTTTCGGTTAACATCCAACTTTTAtgtctttttcttgctttttaaTGAAAggcaaaatggtcagattttttaaatttgttataataaaacgctaaaagaccattttgcccttcattaaaagggaggaaaaagacagaaaaactggatgttaactgaaaaatctgaccaaattcaaaaggtttgagttttggactaatgtgtcaaaagtgaccaaacctcaaggaccattttggcagttaacTCTATTAAATATTTAAAATCTTTGTGTCTAAATCATAACTCTTTAGTGCATGAATAGCCAAATACGCAAATAAAATGGGGACTACGCGAGTCTTTGTTGCGTATGTATTGAATTTTGTCAGTTGAACATACATTTTTATGGCGTATGTGTTGAATTTTGTCAGTTGAACATACGTTTTTTATGGTATGCGAACAAAAGGTGATACGCGAATTCTTATTCACGAATAATGTGATTTTTAGCTGGAGTTGTTGGAACAGAGTCGGATACTCGAGCAAAAGTATAAACGCGACATGGCTTCACGTATCTTATAAGTAACTTTCATGATTTGTAAGCTGAGGGGCGTTTATTTCGAAACCAacaatatgttgaaaactttgaaaaCCGCATGATGTACTTGTATCTTTCGCTTTAACTGTGATATAGAAGACGGTCGCTATTAACATAAAATTCCTTTCTAAGTTtgcttaggggctgtttggcaacatctgaatggttaagtgctgaaccagtaagaggtctgaatcattaagagcttgtataatggttaaccgttcagaggcaaatgtctgaccaattcggattagaggtcttaaccattcagactctgtataaatcttaaccattcagaggcaaatgtctgaaccattcagatatctgctcatgaaacaaacatgaaacaaacagtctgaaccattaagtgctgaaccagtaagaggaggtctgaaccattaagagcctcattaagaggtaaacaaacagccttTTAATTGTACCATTGGCAATGCCACTTGTTCATACTTATCATTGAAATGACGAAAATACCCTTGACAGTTAATATCACATGAATGGGGGCAGTTATACTTGTTCAAAATATACTTCTTTATTCAACAACTCCAACAATATATCGGATCTTAAAACTGTTTTGGTGACAAAAAAAATCAAACCCATGAATGTTTGATTTCACATGTAAATTCTTATGATTTCACATAACTATAATCAATTCAAATCATCAAACTGTGCATGATTCAACCGTCGAACTGGAGAAATCGCGCCAGTCGTTAAAGCCTCCAACCGGTAAAATCCGGTACCGATCACTATCAGCCACCGATCTCTTCGGTTCGCATTCGTTCTCATCTCATGACAGAATGCTGAAACGCGCTCGACAGCAGCAGTATAACGAGTCCCTCTCGGATACTCTCCATCGTTACCGTGGAGTTATTTTAATAATTTCGGTTCCGCTTCTCATCATCTGCTTGGTTCTGTTTCTGATGCCGTCTGCTCGCTCTTCGTCTAATGATGTTTTTCTTGCGAACCGAAAGTATTTGCCGAATTATGGCAGCCCTGTCCCGTCGTTGAAAAGCTACGCTGTGGTTTTCGATGCGGGGAGTTCGGGGAGTAGAGTTCATGTTTTTTGTTTTGATCAGAATTTGGATCTTATGCATATTGATCATGAGCTTGAGGTTTTTTCTGAGGTAGGTGATCATCCAGTTATTTTTTTTCAGTTTGTTTGTTAGTTTTTCTTTGCATACACAAAACTCGTGTGACGAAAACGGATTGTATAAGTTGGTATTTTGATGTGTTTATGATGGATAATCAAACGTAGGGACCAGTGGCGAAGCTTAAGATTTCCGAccaggggtcgaaaacgtatataccaaaaatttctataaaacggggGGTCAAAAactatatacccaaaaatttctatacgaaaactacctactctccactactgagcgaaaagttcggggggtcggccgccccctctcgcccccacaaagctacgcccTTGGTAGGGACGGTAATTCCTGCACGACAAGACAAATAAGCAGGTTTTAGGTTGTCATACCTAACCTGTTTAATAAAAGGGTCGTGTTTGGGTTGACCTTTATGAACAGGTCATGTACAGGTTGACGTTTATAACCCATTTAATCAAACGGGTCATGTCCGGGTTGACCTGTTTAACCCGTTTAGTTAAACAAGTTGACCCAGTTAACCCATTTTTCACAACGCTCTGACTTGTTTAACCCATTTTTCACAACCATCCAACATTCCAACCCGCTTAACAAGTTTACAACTTGATTACTGAAGACTCAAAAACCAGTTGGTCCGAGCTGGTAAGAGTAGAGCTTCAGATGACCTTGACAAAACCTGCAAGATCACAAGGAAGAAaacacaccgttagcctcgtcatggggaggggggcctctctgtgaccaagcttGGGCGTGGGAATAAGTTTTTGTGAGGAGAAGTAagtcagggagagagagagagagagaggagtttagagagagaaagtagcgaTTACCCTTTGTGGGAAGTCTTGGCGGGGTATTTATACTTTTGGGGTATGCTGACGTGGCGAGTTAGTTAGGGTCGGACAAGTTGCTGTCAGGCAGTTAAAGCCGTGGGTCCCAGTTAGTTAGAGAAGATTCTGTAGCTTTAGTCGTTCCGACTGTGGGCAATTATATTCTATTAAGGACACTTATATTCTGTAGTTTTACCCGTTTGACTTGTttaaataaatgggttaaacatGTTGTGTTCTAGTTACATGATTTTAAGTGGTTTCGGATTATGGGAGATGTCTGTGACACAAATAAATATACGAGTCATGTTCGGGCTCAATGATTCAACCAGCTAACCCAACCCGACACAATTGACACACCTACTTAAAAGTGAATATATGTTATTTGACGCAACACGATTGGTACAACTATAGAATGATGGTCCATTTTATCTGATACTTTTTGTTGTAGTTAAAACCAGGTTTGAGTGCGAATGCAAAACACCCGACAGTTGCCGCGGATACTCTTCTACCACTTTTAGAAAAGGCGGAGAAAGTTGTTCCACGAAGTATGCGTAAAACCACACCAGTAAAAGTCGGGGTTGGTGATTCGTAAAACTTAAATACACTCCTTAAGTTCGCTAAATCTAAGTTCTTACATACACAAAATCCGATATGTATTTCCGTATTATGCAGGCAACTGCCGGCTTGAGACAACTGGGAACCGATGCATCTGAGAGAATTTTGCAAGCGGTAAATATCGCGCAGTAAATATTCTTCTCGATTTAAGTTAAGAAATGACATTGAAAAGTTGGTTTATACAGGTGAAGGATTTCTTGAAGGTGAAGAGCAGCCTAATGTTTGATGATAATTCGGTGACGGTTCTTGATGGTACTCAAGAAGGTGCTTATCAATGGGTAAGTAACTAAGTAAGCCACTTCGTTTTTGCATTCGGAAAttgaaaaataaatataaaacatgGTGTGCATAGGTGGCGATAAATTACTTGTTAAAAAGATTAGGCAAGAAGTACAATGAAACGGTTGGGGTGGTTGATCTGGGTGGTGGGTCGGTACAAATGGCGTACGCTATCTCAGAGACAGAAGCCGCAACGGCTCCAAGAATGTCGAATGGAGAAGATACATATGTGAAGGAAATGTCCCTTATGGGAACAAAATATTACCTTTATGTTCACAGGTTTATCTCAACCAACAATTTTTCTCAATACTAAAACGTCGTTATGCTTTTTTACATGGatttgtttattaattattatggTAATTGTGTATCTGTTAGTTACTTGAATTATGGATTATTAGCAGCCCGAGCCAAGATTTTGGGAACTTTGAAAAATTCGGACAATCCATGCGTCTTGTCGGGCTACAATGGTATGTTAAAGCAACTAGTTTGTAACATTTTGTAGTAAATCTTTACAAACCAATTAACTGGAGTATTTATCTTTTATCCATGCTTTTTCATAGGCGTTTACTCGTATGGAGGAATTGATTACAAAGTTTCATCTCCTCCATCCGGCTCAAGCATGAACAAGTGTCGGCAAGAAGCACTAAACGCTCTCAACGTCAATGAAACAAGTTGCTCCCACGGGAAATGCACTTTTGGTGGGATATCAAATGGCGGCAGCGGTGGTGGTCAACTGAAAAATCTGTTTGTGGCTTCATTTTTCTATGACAGGGCTGCTCAGGTATCAAAAGTTTATATCTCAATTTAGCGTATATGCATATATATTTTTCTTGTGGTTTATTTATAATCTTGTCTTGA of Helianthus annuus cultivar XRQ/B chromosome 1, HanXRQr2.0-SUNRISE, whole genome shotgun sequence contains these proteins:
- the LOC110939986 gene encoding apyrase 2 isoform X1 is translated as MLKRARQQQYNESLSDTLHRYRGVILIISVPLLIICLVLFLMPSARSSSNDVFLANRKYLPNYGSPVPSLKSYAVVFDAGSSGSRVHVFCFDQNLDLMHIDHELEVFSELKPGLSANAKHPTVAADTLLPLLEKAEKVVPRSMRKTTPVKVGATAGLRQLGTDASERILQAVKDFLKVKSSLMFDDNSVTVLDGTQEGAYQWVAINYLLKRLGKKYNETVGVVDLGGGSVQMAYAISETEAATAPRMSNGEDTYVKEMSLMGTKYYLYVHSYLNYGLLAARAKILGTLKNSDNPCVLSGYNGVYSYGGIDYKVSSPPSGSSMNKCRQEALNALNVNETSCSHGKCTFGGISNGGSGGGQLKNLFVASFFYDRAAQAGLFDASKSVAKVHPIDFKEAAERVCATKLDDAKSRYPRADASNLPYLCMDLVYEFTLLVNGFGLDLWQEITLVKKIKYQDSLVEAAWPLGSAIELVSATS
- the LOC110878958 gene encoding aquaporin SIP1-1; this encodes MGVVKAAIGDGVLTFMWVFCASTLGAGTSVIAKAVGVHGTASLLITVGLVFVLLLVFGIIGDLLGGASFNPTGTAAFYAAGLGRDTLISAAVRFPAQALGAVGGALAIIELMPLDHKHLLGGPSLKVDLHTGAIAEGVLTFVMSFLVLFIILKGPKNPLIKNLMLSMSIVTMVVLGSGYSGPSMNPANAFGWAYVNNRHNTWEHFLVYWICPFIGAIFAGWVFRVFFPKPSKKKKTA
- the LOC110939986 gene encoding apyrase 2 isoform X2 — translated: MLKRARQQQYNESLSDTLHRYRGVILIISVPLLIICLVLFLMPSARSSSNDVFLANRKYLPNYGSPVPSLKSYAVVFDAGSSGSRVHVFCFDQNLDLMHIDHELEVFSELKPGLSANAKHPTVAADTLLPLLEKAEKVVPRSMRKTTPVKVGATAGLRQLGTDASERILQAVKDFLKVKSSLMFDDNSVTVLDGTQEGAYQWVAINYLLKRLGKKYNETVGVVDLGGGSVQMAYAISETEAATAPRMSNGEDTYVKEMSLMGTKYYLYVHSYLNYGLLAARAKILGTLKNSDNPCVLSGYNGVYSYGGIDYKVSSPPSGSSMNKCRQEALNALNVNETSCSHGKCTFGGISNGGSGGGQLKNLFVASFFYDRAAQAGLFDASKSVAKVHPIDFKEAAERVCATKLDDAKSRYPRADASNLPYLCMDLVYEFTLLVWICGKRLH